The nucleotide window AAGTTGTCCATTATATTGAGTTACTGCTTTGGTCCAGTCCACTTTTCCTTTTGCATAGATATAGCTTGCTCCGAAAGATGCCCAAGGCGCCAATTTCACAGAAACCATAGGTTGGAAAAAGTAGCTTTTCAGTTCAAGTTTTTGTACCATCTCTGCGCCTTCCCAGTTGGATGGGTACTCAATTGTGCTTCCAAAAGGCGTAGCAAAGCTGAAACCTACAGAAAGGTTGTCTAATACTTTATATGCGATTGCAGCATAGATTGGCGTCCCCAATGGATTATCAGTTTCAGTCTGCTGCAAGGTACTTGTATTTTGGAATGTCACTTTATTAGAAGCTCCAAAACCTCCTGCAGCCACACTCAATTTTGCAGGGATAAAAGAAATACCGGCAGGATTATAAAATGCAACACTTGCATCCTCTGCATGAGCGCTGGTGTGAGCCATCGCTAGCTGCTTTACGCCCTGAAGAGATACTCTGAATCCTCCTGCGTATGCCATTACACCGGCTGCTAGAGCCGCGGTCATTAAAATTCTTTTCATATGATTATTATTAATGTTCCAAATTTATAATTATTTTAATAACAATTATAAAAAAACATAAAAAATGTTAAACAATACTATTCTTAGAATAGTTGTTTAATAATACTATTGTCTTAATGTGCTGATTGATATTTAATTAAATTACATTTTTCAATTTTATCAATCTTAGTTTAGTTTTAAACGTTATAATGTAAACCATAATAAAGTGGATGTTTTCAATTTTGATATATCATAATTTAAAATTGCTTTAACTGATTATTTGTCAATATTAATCGTGTATTAACGGAAAATTAACAAAAAAATATTTTTAAAAAAGATATTCATCAAGCTTAAATAAAATTTATATTAACTTTGCATTCAGACATAAAAAATTAAAATATGAGTTGTGGATGTAAAACATCCGGCGATTCTTCCCACTCTTGCGGTACGAAGAGTGCCAGTGGGTGCAGTAGTGTAGATACTTGTGGCAATAGTTATAAATTAAGTGTTTTTGACTGGCTTTCCGACGTTAATCCATCGGGTTCAAAAAGTTCAGAATATGTGGAAGTTCGTTTTAAAAATGAGCGTAAATTATATTATAGAAACGTCAACAACCTGCCTTTACATATAGGAAGTATCATTGCTGTAGAATCCAGCCCGGGTCACGATATAGGTGTAGTAAGTCTTTCTGGAGAACTAGTGAAAATCCAGATGAAGAAGAAAAATATACACACAGACAGTATTCAAAAGGTGTATCGCCTTGCGAATCAAAAAGATGTTGAAACCTGGCAAGACCTTAGAAATAAGGAGAATGCCATCAAGGTGGACGCGCGTAAAATCGCTTATGGTCTTAACCTCGAAATGAAAATTACAGACGTTGAGTATCAGGGTGATGGGTCAAAAGTAACCTTCTACTACACGGCTGATAATCGTATCGATTTCCGTGTGTTGATTAAGGAATATGCTTCCACTTTCCGAACAAAGATCGATATGAAGCAAATAGGCTTCCGACAAGAATCTGCAAAAGTTGGTGGAATTGGTTCTTGTGGTAGAGAACTTTGCTGTTCTACTTGGCTCACAGATTTCCGTTCTGTGAATACGAATGCGGCTCGATACCAGCAGTTGAGCATTAATCCTCAAAAGTTGGCAGGCCAATGCGGAAAACTAAAGTGTTGTCTTAATTACGAACTAGATACCTATCTTGATGTTCTAAGGGATTTCCCTTCGTCTAGCACAGTACTGAATACGGAAAAAGGTAGAGCATTCTGCATCAAAATCGATGTTTTCAAAAAGAAAATGTGGTTTGCCTATGTAGAAAACTCTATGGCCTGGTATGATATTGATATCTACGAAGTTCAAAAAATGATTGTCCTGAACAAAAAAGGTGAAAAATCGCAGGCTCTGGAAGATTTGAAAGTTGTTGAAAATCGTATGGTGACGTCCGACTTGATTCAGGAAAACAGTGTTGACCGTTTCGAGAAAAAGAACAGAAAGCCAAGACCAAATAACAATAACAACAGAGATAGAAATAATCCTAGACAGCAGGAAAATCGTCCTGCCAGATCGCAATCGGATAATAAAAATCCAAGGCAAGCTGACAATAGAAACCGTCCGAATGAGCAAAAATCTGTAGAAAATAAATCTGCAGAATCAAAAGCACAGTCTCCTAATAATCAAGGTTCTGGAAATAGAAATCCAAGACAAGCGGATAACAGAAACCGTCCGAATGAGCAAAAGTCAGTAGAGAATAAAGCAACTACACCAAAGGTTCAGACGACAGATAATCCATCTTCGGAAAATAAAACAAACAAAAAACCGTTCAAGAAACCGAAAAAGAAATTTCCGCCGAAAAATGAAGGTAATGCTTAGATTAATAGTTATTTTTATTCTGTTTTTATCTTTGAGTTCTTGTCAAAACGGAGAGGACAAAGTTTTGATGAATGAGATTGGTAATCAGTGGAAAAAAAATAGTGCTCAGAAATTTGATTTTGATATCAATGATGCTCAGAATCAAAAAAATATGATGTTCGTTGTTCGAAATAACAATGATTATCCTTATAGCAATCTAAGGCTGATTGCAAACATTGAACATAATAAAAAGAATATCTCAACAGATACGCTAAATTTTGTTTTAGCAAAACCAAACGGAGAATGGATTGGAACAGGTTTCGGAGATACCAAAGAGATTACCTTTCAATACAAACTGAATTACAAATTTCCGCAAAACGGTAATTATTCTGTAAAAGTTGTTCAGGCAATGAGAAACAATCAGTTGCCCGGAATAGAAGATATAGGAATTAAAATTCAAAACTTAAAGCCATAATTTATTAATGGAAAATAAGAAAACTGAACATAAAACTTTTCCTCTGCCAGACAAGAAAAAAGCAAAAACAGGAATTAGAAAATGGATCAAGATTATTTGGATCGCATTCTTTGCTGTCGTTTTAGGAATTTCTGGATTGTTTTTCGCAGTTTCCCAGGGATTTGTGGGAGATATGCCAGATGTTAAAGAGCTGGAAAATCCGGATATCTACGTCGCATCAGAGATTTATTCTTCTGATAACGTGCTTCTTGGGAAATTCGAAAAAGAAAAAACCAAGCCGGTAACTTACAAACAGTTGCCTCCATTTTTAGTTTATGCCTTGATGGCCAAGGAGGATGAACGTTTCAAAGAACATTCTGGAATTGATCTTAAATCCATTGCCAGAGCAGTCAGATTTGGTGGCGAAAGAGGTGGAGGTTCTACCATTACGCAGCAGCTTGCTAAATTGTTGTTCACTGGAAATGCTTCCCAAAACAAAATTGAAAGAGCTTTCCAGAAACTCAAAGAATGGAGCGTTGCAGTAAGTCTGGAGAAACGTTATACCAAAGAAGAAATTATTGCATTATACTTCAACAAGATGGATTTCCTTTTCAATGCAAAAGGAATTGAAATGGCTTCCAGAGTTTATTTCAATAAATCTACAAATCAGTTGACTTTGCCGGAAGCTGCGACATTCGTTGCAATGTTGGAGGCTCCTAGAAGAAATAATCCTTATAGAAATCCAGAAAGAGCAAAAGTACGTAGAGATGTCGTTTTGAAGCAGATGCTAGAGACAGAGTACATTGACAACGATACTTATGAAAAGGCTGTAGCAACACCGATTGTTGTAGATTTTCACGAGATCAAAACAGTGGAAGATGGATTCTCATCTTATTATAAATTCTATCTGAGAAAAGAAATTGCACAATATCTTGAGACCTACGAGAAAGAAACAGGAAAAGAACTGAATCTTTACAAAAACGGTCTGAAAATCTATGTGACATTGGATTCCAGAATGCAGAAGTATGCTGAAGAGGCTATCAAAGAACATTTGACCAATCTTCAAAGAAACTTTGATGGTGAAATGAGACGTAATCCAAACCGTCCATACTACAAACTGAACAAGACCCAAATTAACTCCTTGATGATGTCTTCCGTAAGAAGAACAGGAAGATATAAACAACTCAAGGCAGAAGGAATGCCGGAAGACTCCATTATGCTGGACTTCCAAAAACCTGTGAAAATGTCGAGGTTCACTTGGCAGGGCGAAGAGGAAGTAGAAATGTCACCTTGGGATTCTATCCGTTATCATAAACAAATTGCGCAGGCAGGTTTGATGTCTATGGAACCTGCAACAGGCGATATCAAAGCTTGGGTAGGTGGGATCGATTGGCAACACTTCCAGTATGATCACGTGAAACAAGGGAAACGTCAGGTGGGATCTACCTTCAAACCGTTTGTTTATGCAACAGCAATTATGCATCTTGGGATGACGCCTTGTTCTACAGTTTCAAATGCTAGTTTTAATAAAGGATCTTACCATGTGCCAGGAAGAGGCGGAATGCTAACATTGAAAAATGCATTAGCACAATCTCAAAACCCTGTCGCACTTCGTCTGGCAGAAATGTCAGGAACCAAAAACGTTATTCAAACCGCAAGAGATCTTGGGGTAACCACTGATATTTCCACCAGTTTACCAATGGCATTGGGAACTTCAGACATTACAATCTACGAAATGCTTGGAGCTTACAGTACATTCGCTAACTTCGGAAATTACACAAAACCGGAAATGATCTGGAGGATTGAAGATGCCAATGGCCGTGTGATCAAAGAAGTAAAGCCTGTCGTAAAAGAAGTAATGAACGAGATGTATGCCTACACTATGATTGATCTGATGAAAGGTGTGGCAGAATTCGGGACCGCTTCCGGAGAATTGAGAAGACAAGGGATTCCCGCAACGGTAGAAATTGCTGGTAAAACAGGGACTACACAGAACAACTCCGATGGTTGGTTTATGGGAATAGTTCCGAAACTGGCAACCGGTGTTTGGGTAGGTTGGGAAGACAGAGCAACTCACTTCTGGAGTACAGGTGAGGGACAAGGTGCTAAAATGGGACTTCCAATCTGGGCCATTTATATGAAAAAAGTTCTTGCCGATAAAGCTTTGAATATTCTGCCTGATGACAAATTCATCAAACCAGCGAACTGGACAGGAAGCTGTTCCGATCTTAATAATCTAAGAAATGGTTATGGCGATGATGGTGGACTACAATCGATTGACGAATTGAAAAATCCGACGCAGATTGTCCCAGAAAAACCCGTGAAAAAAGAAGACCGTACCAACGAGGCACTTAATTCCGGAGAAGATATAGATTTTAACAAATAAAAAAATACAACCCACATTTCTGATGTGGGTTTTTTATACCAATGAAACTCGATCTCATTACCCAAAAATTCACCAAGTTGTTTCCAGGTGATTTCTCAGGAAACACAATGCAGAGACAAACGCCCGATGTGATGTTTTGTTTGGTAAAACCTGCTGATTTTATTAATACTGAACTAATTGATTTTAATGAAGATCTTTCGGTAGAGATCGGATTGGGAAATCTGGAAAGTGATAAGGATTTTCTTGCCGCACAGAATCTTCTTGAAAATATCGAAACTTATGCCACAGCCTACGCTGGACATCAATTCGGAAATTGGGCAGGACAACTCGGCGACGGACGAGCCATCTACGCAGGAGAAATCAACAATGGTAATAAACAAACCGAGATCCAATGGAAGGGCGCCGGTGCAACACCTTATTCCAGAAATGCCGATGGAAGGGCAGTCCTGCGTTCCTCTATTCGGGAATATCTGATGAGTGAAGCCATGTTTCACCTCGGCGTTCCGACAACCAGAGCTTTGAGCCTTTCCAAAACGGGCGAAGATGTGATCCGCGATATTCAATATTCTGGGAATCCACAGAAGGAGCAAGGCGCAGTGGTCGTAAGGACTGCTGAATCTTTCCTTCGTTTCGGCCATTTTGAATTGTTGTCGGCCAGAAAGCAGGACGATCTACTCAAAGAATTAGCAGATTATGCCATTGAAAATTTCTTTCCAGAAGTTCAGTCAGAAAATAATTCCACAAAATACATCGACTGGTTTCAAGCGATTTGCGACCGAACTTTAAAAATGATCATCGATTGGTACCGCGTCGGTTTCGTTCACGGCGTGATGAACACCGATAATATGTCGGTTCTGGGTTTGACAATCGATTATGGACCTTACTCTATGATGGATGGCTACGATCTGGAATTCACCCCAAACACCACCGATCTGCCAGGAAGGCGTTACGCATTCGGGAAGCAAGGTCAGATCTCGCATTGGAACTTGGCAACTTTGGCAAATGCTATTTTTCCTTTAATTAATGACGCTGAGGTTTTGGAGAAGATCCTTGATGATTTCGGAAAACAATTTTGGGTAAAGCACGACAAAATGTTGGCGAACAAATTTGGTTTCGATGAGGTTTTGAAGGAAGATGAGAAGTTCTTCACCGAATGGCAACAGACGATGCAGGATCTAACTTTGGATTACACTTTATTTTTCCAACAACTAGAAAAACCAGTTTCCGAAATTAAAACTGAAGATTTCTCAAATTCTTTTTACCGAAGTCTAAGTGAAATTGAATTAAAAAAATTATCACATCTCATCGAAAAATATCAGGCAAGAAAACTTAAAAATAATATTTCAGAAACCGAATCTTTGGAATTGATGTCCAAAACGAACCCAAAGTTCATTCTCAGAAATTATCTCTTGTTTGAAGCCATTCAGGAGGCGGAAAGTGGAAATTATGAGGGGTTCTTCAAATTGAAAAAAGCCTTGGAAAATCCTTACGAGAATTTATTTCCGGAATTCAATAAAAAGCGACCTTCGAAGTACGATAATCAGACGGGAAGCAGTCAGTTGTCTTGTAGTTCTTAACTTCATATGATTCTAACCAGCAATTGCTTGTAAATTGAATCTTTTAGACTCATAAAAGAGTCTTTTGACTCAAAAATCAATCTTTTATACTGGATTTTGAGTTTTTTTAATTGGAAAACCAGTCTTTTTGATTCAATGACGAGTCTTTTGCCTTTACGATGAGCCTTTTTGCTTCAAAATAGATTTTCATATTTAAGTTTTAACTCTATTTTTGCACAAACATTTGAGTTTTGAAACTATTGAACAAATTTTTATCGTTTCTGAAGATTATTTTTCCATCCACAAAGACCGAAGGCTTCATCTTTCTGTTTTTCGTGATCGCTTATGGCGCCAACGCCTGGTTTATCGCTGATAATTTCACGATTGTCTATGACGACAGAATTCCTTGGGATGGCTATTTTAGTTTTGATAATCGAGCAATTGTTCAGACTGGTGGCGGTTTCGAGAGACATCCGTTGGCGAATTATTTCTTTGATTGCATTCGAGAATTTGCATTGTGGATTTCGGGGAATCGCTACAACTCAGCGTTCAGGTTGGTTTTGGCGTTGCTTTCGACCTTGGTTGTAAGTCTTGCCAATGTTCAGATCTTCAAATATTTGAAAAACATCATCCAACTTCCACTGAAGATCAGTCTGTTGATCTTGGCTTTCTATGGGTTGTTTGTGACCAATATTCTGTTGAGTTTCACGCCGGAAACTTACACTTACACTTTGCTTTTCCTGTCGGTTTTCAATTATTATTCGGCAAGGAAGATCAATGAAGACCAACCAATTTCTTTTGGAGCGAGCATTTTAGGCTCCGTTTTCATCGGCGGACTCACGATCACGAATATTGTCAAAGTTTACATTCCATTTTTGTTTGAGAAGAAGATCTTTTGGAATTGGAAGAAAATTGGAATTGCTGTTTCGAAAATGGCGGTTTCTGCAGGCGTTTTTATCTTTTTGTTCCTTTTGAGATTGGATTTTAACCTTCAAAACTTCGTCAACAAAACGGGTGAACAGTACGACAAATTCTCCAAACCGAAAGTGACACCGCTTTGGGATATGATCTCTTCCTGGTTTTTCGGTGGCAATATTTTGTTTCCGAGTTTCGTGATCCGAGATTACCACAACAAGGACAAAACCTTTTATTACAAAGCGTTGTTTATGGATGTTTATTCGTCCGCGATTTCCTATGTTTTCATCGCCATTATTTTATTGATGATTTTCTGGAGTGTTTTCAAAAACTATAAGAACAAGCTGGTTTGGGTCTTGGTAATTTCTCTTTTGGTAGATGTTGTGATTCATTGCGTTTTGAAGTTTGGCCTTCATACGTCTTACATCTACGGTGGTCACTTCGTTTTTGTCTTTCCAATGTTGATCGGTTGGCTGTTTTTAAGCTTTAAAGACAAGACCTTTCCACTCACATTCTTGTACGGAACATTGATGATCCTAACCGTTTATCTTGGTTTTAATAACTTTTACCGACTTGGCGAGTTCTACCAATTCCTGGAAACG belongs to Chryseobacterium sp. KACC 21268 and includes:
- the ricT gene encoding regulatory iron-sulfur-containing complex subunit RicT; translated protein: MSCGCKTSGDSSHSCGTKSASGCSSVDTCGNSYKLSVFDWLSDVNPSGSKSSEYVEVRFKNERKLYYRNVNNLPLHIGSIIAVESSPGHDIGVVSLSGELVKIQMKKKNIHTDSIQKVYRLANQKDVETWQDLRNKENAIKVDARKIAYGLNLEMKITDVEYQGDGSKVTFYYTADNRIDFRVLIKEYASTFRTKIDMKQIGFRQESAKVGGIGSCGRELCCSTWLTDFRSVNTNAARYQQLSINPQKLAGQCGKLKCCLNYELDTYLDVLRDFPSSSTVLNTEKGRAFCIKIDVFKKKMWFAYVENSMAWYDIDIYEVQKMIVLNKKGEKSQALEDLKVVENRMVTSDLIQENSVDRFEKKNRKPRPNNNNNRDRNNPRQQENRPARSQSDNKNPRQADNRNRPNEQKSVENKSAESKAQSPNNQGSGNRNPRQADNRNRPNEQKSVENKATTPKVQTTDNPSSENKTNKKPFKKPKKKFPPKNEGNA
- a CDS encoding gliding motility lipoprotein GldH; this encodes MLRLIVIFILFLSLSSCQNGEDKVLMNEIGNQWKKNSAQKFDFDINDAQNQKNMMFVVRNNNDYPYSNLRLIANIEHNKKNISTDTLNFVLAKPNGEWIGTGFGDTKEITFQYKLNYKFPQNGNYSVKVVQAMRNNQLPGIEDIGIKIQNLKP
- a CDS encoding transglycosylase domain-containing protein; the protein is MENKKTEHKTFPLPDKKKAKTGIRKWIKIIWIAFFAVVLGISGLFFAVSQGFVGDMPDVKELENPDIYVASEIYSSDNVLLGKFEKEKTKPVTYKQLPPFLVYALMAKEDERFKEHSGIDLKSIARAVRFGGERGGGSTITQQLAKLLFTGNASQNKIERAFQKLKEWSVAVSLEKRYTKEEIIALYFNKMDFLFNAKGIEMASRVYFNKSTNQLTLPEAATFVAMLEAPRRNNPYRNPERAKVRRDVVLKQMLETEYIDNDTYEKAVATPIVVDFHEIKTVEDGFSSYYKFYLRKEIAQYLETYEKETGKELNLYKNGLKIYVTLDSRMQKYAEEAIKEHLTNLQRNFDGEMRRNPNRPYYKLNKTQINSLMMSSVRRTGRYKQLKAEGMPEDSIMLDFQKPVKMSRFTWQGEEEVEMSPWDSIRYHKQIAQAGLMSMEPATGDIKAWVGGIDWQHFQYDHVKQGKRQVGSTFKPFVYATAIMHLGMTPCSTVSNASFNKGSYHVPGRGGMLTLKNALAQSQNPVALRLAEMSGTKNVIQTARDLGVTTDISTSLPMALGTSDITIYEMLGAYSTFANFGNYTKPEMIWRIEDANGRVIKEVKPVVKEVMNEMYAYTMIDLMKGVAEFGTASGELRRQGIPATVEIAGKTGTTQNNSDGWFMGIVPKLATGVWVGWEDRATHFWSTGEGQGAKMGLPIWAIYMKKVLADKALNILPDDKFIKPANWTGSCSDLNNLRNGYGDDGGLQSIDELKNPTQIVPEKPVKKEDRTNEALNSGEDIDFNK
- a CDS encoding YdiU family protein, which gives rise to MKLDLITQKFTKLFPGDFSGNTMQRQTPDVMFCLVKPADFINTELIDFNEDLSVEIGLGNLESDKDFLAAQNLLENIETYATAYAGHQFGNWAGQLGDGRAIYAGEINNGNKQTEIQWKGAGATPYSRNADGRAVLRSSIREYLMSEAMFHLGVPTTRALSLSKTGEDVIRDIQYSGNPQKEQGAVVVRTAESFLRFGHFELLSARKQDDLLKELADYAIENFFPEVQSENNSTKYIDWFQAICDRTLKMIIDWYRVGFVHGVMNTDNMSVLGLTIDYGPYSMMDGYDLEFTPNTTDLPGRRYAFGKQGQISHWNLATLANAIFPLINDAEVLEKILDDFGKQFWVKHDKMLANKFGFDEVLKEDEKFFTEWQQTMQDLTLDYTLFFQQLEKPVSEIKTEDFSNSFYRSLSEIELKKLSHLIEKYQARKLKNNISETESLELMSKTNPKFILRNYLLFEAIQEAESGNYEGFFKLKKALENPYENLFPEFNKKRPSKYDNQTGSSQLSCSS
- a CDS encoding DUF6080 domain-containing protein, producing the protein MKLLNKFLSFLKIIFPSTKTEGFIFLFFVIAYGANAWFIADNFTIVYDDRIPWDGYFSFDNRAIVQTGGGFERHPLANYFFDCIREFALWISGNRYNSAFRLVLALLSTLVVSLANVQIFKYLKNIIQLPLKISLLILAFYGLFVTNILLSFTPETYTYTLLFLSVFNYYSARKINEDQPISFGASILGSVFIGGLTITNIVKVYIPFLFEKKIFWNWKKIGIAVSKMAVSAGVFIFLFLLRLDFNLQNFVNKTGEQYDKFSKPKVTPLWDMISSWFFGGNILFPSFVIRDYHNKDKTFYYKALFMDVYSSAISYVFIAIILLMIFWSVFKNYKNKLVWVLVISLLVDVVIHCVLKFGLHTSYIYGGHFVFVFPMLIGWLFLSFKDKTFPLTFLYGTLMILTVYLGFNNFYRLGEFYQFLETYYK